A section of the Triticum dicoccoides isolate Atlit2015 ecotype Zavitan chromosome 7A, WEW_v2.0, whole genome shotgun sequence genome encodes:
- the LOC119330592 gene encoding auxin-responsive protein SAUR71-like, producing the protein MKRLLSRLSRVAAADACAAAAYQPLRPDAAAKGSSAVSSPSSSFFGARRLSRGARVPQGHVPVCVGEEGGPVERFAVRAELLGQPAFKALLWRSAQEYGYGHPGALRIPCAVANFRRLLLGLSDPGCQVTDDDDAALYY; encoded by the coding sequence ATGAAGCGCTTGCTGAGCCGGCTCTCCCGCGTGGCCGCCGCCGACGCCTGCGCAGCCGCCGCGTACCAGCCGCTCCGGCCCGACGCTGCGGCCAAGGGCTCCTCCGCAGtctcctctccctcgtcctcatTCTTCGGCGCGCGAAGGCTCAGCAGAGGCGCGCGGGTGCCGCAGGGGCACGTGCCGGTGTGCGTCGGCGAGGAGGGCGGCCCCGTGGAGCGCTTCGCCGTGCGCGCCGAGCTCCTGGGCCAGCCGGCGTTCAAGGCCCTGCTCTGGCGCTCCGCGCAGGAGTACGGCTACGGTCACCCAGGAGCGCTCCGCATCCCCTGCGCCGTGGCCAacttccgccgcctcctcctcggcctctcCGACCCCGGCTGCCAGGTCACCGACGACGACGATGCCGCGCTCTACTATTAG